The window CGCGAGCGCCACTCCTTCGGCAGGTGGTAGGGGTCGTGCGGCGCCTGGTGGGCGACGTAGGCGAAGAACGGCTTGCCGTCGCCGCGGTTGGCGTCGATGTAGCCGATCAGCTTGTCGGTGTAGGTCTTCGTCGCGTAGTAGTCGTCGGGCAGCTTCGTGAGATAGCGCCCGTCCTCGGTGAAGGAGGACTTCGGCGACGCGCCGGTGAAGTTCGTCATGTCCCAGTAGCTGCCCGCGCCGTCGAGCAGCGAGAAGTCGCGCTCGAACCCGCGCGCGGCCGGGATCTGGTCGGGCTGCTTGCCGAGGTGCCACTTGCCGACCATGTAGGTGTGGTAGCCGGCGCCCTTGAGCAGTTGCGGCAGCGTGGCGACGCGGTCATTGAGGTAGCCCTCGTAACCGACCGCGCCGCGCTGGTTGGGCGCGGTCCACTCGTCCATGTTGCCCAGGCCGTTCAGGTGCGTATCGACGCCGGTTAGCAACACGGATCGCGTGGGCGAGCAGGTCGCGTGCGTGTAGAAGTTGGTGAAGCGCACCCCGACTTTCGCCAGCGAGTCGAGGTTCGGCGTGGCGATCTCGCTCCCGAACGATCCCATGTCGGCGTAGCCGAGGTCGTCGCCGAGGATGATGACGATGTTGGGCCGTCGCGTCGCGTCGGCTGCCACGCCGGCGACGGGCGCGGCGAGCGTCGCGATCGCGGCGATGCCGATCGCAATGTACCGCCCGCGCGGACCGTGCCGGCCGCGCGACGGTCGCGCTTCCGCGCATCGTGTTTCGGGCCGTGATGCGTGCTTCGCGTCGTCGGTGTCCATCAGAATTCCACCTCCATGCCCCGCGCTTTCGCGACCCGGTAGATCGCGTCGAATGTGCTTGCGAGATCCCACGGCGCGTCCGGCGGTTCATGGCGAAACTCGCGGTACGCGCGCTCGACATTCATGTAGATGCGCGCCGGACTTCGCCACTCTCCGTACGGTCCGAGGTCGATGCGCCCGCAGGCCTCCACCGCGGACAGTCCGTGGTCGAACCAGCGGCGCGACTCCTCACGCACGTAGTCGAGGTATGCCTTCATTTCCATCGCGCCCTCGATTCCGCACACCGGGCCGTGTCCGGGAACGATGACGTCCGGATCGAGCCAGAGAACGAGATCGAGCGTCGCCTGCCACCGCTGGAACGTGCCGGTCCAGCCCAGCGGCGTGCATCCGCGGAAGACGACGTCTCCCGCGAACACCACGCGCTCGCAGGGGACGTGGACGATCGTGTCGCCCGACCGGTGGCAGGGCCCGACGTGGATCAGGTGCACCTCCGTGCCTTCGAGGTCGAGCACGCAGCGTTCGTCGAAGAGCGTCGTCGGTGCGAGGGGCTCGAGGCCTTCGAAGTCGAAGTCCTGTCGCAACTGCTGTGCGCACGCCAGCGCGCCGGGGTGCCTGGCCTGCAGCGGGAGTCGAGGGAGCAGACGCTCGGAGCGTTCGACGAGCTCGCGCAGTGCCCGCGGATCGGCAGCGTGGCGCATCGCCTCGGGCACCGTCCGGTGCGCGATGATTTCCGCGCCCGCGAACAGCTGGTTGCCCCCCATGTGGTCGCAGTCCTCGTTCGTGTTGATCACGCGTGTCGGCATGCTCGGCCGCACGAGGCCGAAGAGTTCGATCATCCGTCGCGCGTGGTGCAGGTCGGGCTGCGTGTCGACGACGACGCCGCCGCCCCGGTTGACGAGCCCGGAATTGGCGTCGAACATGCGGTTCCTCTCGTTGAGGACCGCGAAGCAATTGTCGCTGACCTGTTGCAGCTTCACTTGGGGGCGCCGTGGCGTCCGACTGCGGCATACTGGCGGGCGGACCGCATCCCGGGATGCGGTCCGCTCCGGCCCTTGTCGCCCCGGTCCCGGCTCGATCTGTGAGCGTGGTAACTACCTCGTCGCGGTCCGGCGTACTTTCGCGCGCCGCGCCGAAGGGCGTCTATCGGATTTCCGCAAACGACGAAAGTCATGACAGCCGTCGATACGCCGCCACCGCCGGCCGTTACCGTCATCGACATCCGCGACCCGACGGCGGCGGGCGCGGGCATCGAGCTGATCGGCCAGGATGCGGTGAAGCTCCTGCCGGCGCCGTTTCTCGCACGCCGCATCACCGTGCGTCTCGCGACGACG of the Burkholderiales bacterium genome contains:
- a CDS encoding MBL fold metallo-hydrolase; this translates as MFDANSGLVNRGGGVVVDTQPDLHHARRMIELFGLVRPSMPTRVINTNEDCDHMGGNQLFAGAEIIAHRTVPEAMRHAADPRALRELVERSERLLPRLPLQARHPGALACAQQLRQDFDFEGLEPLAPTTLFDERCVLDLEGTEVHLIHVGPCHRSGDTIVHVPCERVVFAGDVVFRGCTPLGWTGTFQRWQATLDLVLWLDPDVIVPGHGPVCGIEGAMEMKAYLDYVREESRRWFDHGLSAVEACGRIDLGPYGEWRSPARIYMNVERAYREFRHEPPDAPWDLASTFDAIYRVAKARGMEVEF